From Malus sylvestris chromosome 1, drMalSylv7.2, whole genome shotgun sequence:
tttgcaattttttttctttcaacttctcattctctccATTTCTATTGAATGTTTAAACCAACTATCATATCAACTATCATATGGGCTTAAAGattgtactttaaggtaatcaaaactttgaattttatatttttttttcaataactttttattcaatggattattttaatattcaattcgttagtgtgatgttgattttagaaggaaaaaaacacAAGAGAAACAATTGGCATTGAATTTATTATACTCATCAATCAAgttttgttgttatttactctcttgatcatcaagttttattgttcttcACTCTTAATCTTAAACTCTTGATTGCAAACATTCAGTACATTTGTGTCTAAAAACGTGAATCGTGTAATGtttaaataatgtttgtatatttatcttcttttaacattaatttttaatgatatttgatatgaaaatagaactttttatgtatttagcgAATTCTTTTTATACAAATCAATATACAAAGAACCAGAGATCAGAGAATTTTAGGGCCCAACTTCGAAGGCTCGCCTAGGATCCCCAAATTTTCAGGGCCGGCCCTGCAACTTCCGGCCGCAGCAAACGGGATTGCAGGTTTTTGTGCAAGTTTAGAAGAATTAGAGGGGCGTATTTTTGTTCTTAGGGTCTATTTTTGACAACCACAAGTACAGCCACACCTCTTTGAGCTTCTGTGGCTCCGCCACTAGTATTGGTGTCGTTTGTTTGTttggtatattttttttttcggtacTTTTGTACAATTAATGAAGTTATAAAGTAGCTAAAAAAAGTATTGCACGCCAAATTTGTATTAAGCacttcaaattcaaaatttgtgCTTCGGCATTGATGAATCTTAATTTGGCATAAACAAGGAACTAAACATAAATTGTTGCTCCCTGCACAACTATTTAGACAGAAAAACATAAATGATTATACATTTCCCAAGTAGAAATTAATTCCCAGCCAAAGTCATCTCCCTACTACTCTCTCTGCAacagtttttcttcttctttatacATACTGTGCATTGCTTCTTTAAATTTGGAACTTAATGAAGAAGATTACTTCATGAAGAAGATTAAAACTTACTGTACATTGCTTCTTTAAATTTGGAAAATAATGAACCAAAAGTgtacccaaaagaaaaagaataaagaatcaaaAGTGTCCTATGTTCCCCATAATATCTTCTACTTTCTATTCTCTTTTATCTTCTTTCTCTGCTACCATTCAATTCTGTTCTTTAGTACTGTTCTTCTTCCAGTTTCTTAGCTTAGAATGGCGGGAAAAGACAAAGCTGAAGGTCATGCAATCGGGATCGACCTGGGGACAACCTTCTCGTGTGTGGCGGTGTGGCAGTATGATCATGTAGAAATTATAGTGAACGATCAGGGTAGCAGGACAACTCCATCTCACGTTGCATTCACTGATGCCGAAATACTGGTTGGTGATGCTGCATTTAACCAGCTCATCAGAAACCCTTCCAACTCCATCTTTGGTAAGGTTCTTCCCACTTGTACTTTCCAAATTGATAATCAGCTTTTCTCAAATCGATAATGACACATATTGTGTTATTTTAATAAAAGGGGCTGAAAGATTTGTCTTAATTTTGTTATGGTGATCTCAATGGGAGACTTAAGATTGATGCTTAAGAAGTCATAGTCGAACTACAATGATAGTATTAAAGTTTGCACCAGTTTTCTGGTTAAAATTATTGTTATTCTATACAGATTTGTTTACAaaattctttttaattattttacttTGTTAGATTTGTTTTCTAATTGTGGCACCAATTTTTAGATGCCAAGCGATTAATTGGTAGAAGATTTAGTGACTCATGTGTTCAAGATGATATTAAGTTGTGGCCTTTCAAGGTCATCGAAGGTCCTCATGATAAGCCTACGATTGTGGTCACTCACAAGGGCCAAGAGAAGCAGTTTGCTGCTGAAGAAATCTCATCAATGGTATTGGGAAAGATGCGAGAGATTGCTGAGGCCTTCCTCGGCTCAACTGTTAAGAGTGCGGTCGTCACAGTCCCTGCTTACTTCAGTGACTCACAGCGTCAGGCTACAAAAAATGCAGCTATGAGTGCCGGCCTAAAGGTGCTGCGTGTCATCAATGAACCGACTGCTGCAGCCATTGCTTATGGCCTTGACAAGAAGGCTGGCTGGTACAGCAAGAGAAATGTTATGATGTTTGATTTTGGTGGCGGTACTTTAGATGTGTCGCTAGTTACCATTAGTTGCGGCATGTTTGATGTGAAAGCCACTGCTGGGGATACTCACCTTGGAGGTGAAGACCTAGATAACAGAATGGTGAATTACTGTGTGGAGCAATTCAAGAGGAAGAATAACTTAGACGTGACTGGAAACTCCAAAGCACTTAGGAGGTTAAAAAATAGTTGTGAGAAAGCAAAGAGGAGACTTTCATTTACGTCTTCAACAGACATTGAAATTGACTGTTTGCACGAGGGTAATGATTTTTATACAACTATTACTCGGGCCAAATTTGAAGAACTCAATAGGGATTTCTTTATCAAGTGTATGGAGCCAGTGAACAAGTGTTTGGAGGATGCTAAATTGGACGTCAGCAGCATCCACGATGTTGTTCTTGTTGGTGGCTCTTCGAGAATTCCTAAGGTGCAAGAACTCTTAAAAAATGTCTTCAAGGGTAAGGAGTTGTGTAAAGGCATTAATCCGGATGAGGCAGTGGCTTACGGTGCTGCTGTTCAGGCTGCAGTCCTGAACGGGAAGGGAAATGAAAAGCTTCAAGACCTCACTTTGTTGGATGTCACACCGCTATCACTCGGGGTGGAGACTGGGTGTGAACGGGACATGACTGTTGTGATACCAAGAAACACCAAAATGCCCGTCAAGAGGAATTATACTGTTACCACTCGGCATGACAACCAAGCAGTTGTTAGATTTGCCGTCTATGAAGGCGAGAGTACAACAACAGTGAATAATTACTTTCTGG
This genomic window contains:
- the LOC126619387 gene encoding heat shock cognate 70 kDa protein-like, giving the protein MAGKDKAEGHAIGIDLGTTFSCVAVWQYDHVEIIVNDQGSRTTPSHVAFTDAEILVGDAAFNQLIRNPSNSIFDAKRLIGRRFSDSCVQDDIKLWPFKVIEGPHDKPTIVVTHKGQEKQFAAEEISSMVLGKMREIAEAFLGSTVKSAVVTVPAYFSDSQRQATKNAAMSAGLKVLRVINEPTAAAIAYGLDKKAGWYSKRNVMMFDFGGGTLDVSLVTISCGMFDVKATAGDTHLGGEDLDNRMVNYCVEQFKRKNNLDVTGNSKALRRLKNSCEKAKRRLSFTSSTDIEIDCLHEGNDFYTTITRAKFEELNRDFFIKCMEPVNKCLEDAKLDVSSIHDVVLVGGSSRIPKVQELLKNVFKGKELCKGINPDEAVAYGAAVQAAVLNGKGNEKLQDLTLLDVTPLSLGVETGCERDMTVVIPRNTKMPVKRNYTVTTRHDNQAVVRFAVYEGESTTTVNNYFLGDFRLKDIPPAPRGVPKFNIVFDIDSNGILNVCAEDMLTGQKKGITLTNDTTCEGIERIM